One Egibacteraceae bacterium genomic window carries:
- a CDS encoding PP2C family protein-serine/threonine phosphatase, producing the protein MEPLRSPLRLGEEAALALHEPDLSAGQVTDLLVALVRDLGLAKAVYEPAGGGTTPPEEGFVPAPVHRGSASSGRPDLAGILWYRPCGPEVGRHVESLAAHASLALGAVADRQEMVRREDSVRRIAEKLQDSLLPPLPELEQTLLAVEYRAAGRDTRVGGDFYDVFPMPDGRVLIVVGDVMGKGVEAASRTSRITQTLRALAMQGLGLDELLARVDEQVSFQDPDIMATVWCGLYVPATGELVFASLGHPPALLMRESASDPVHLALQGLPLGLRGLSEEPPECRDRRLAPRDLLVLYTDGVIESSGDVIAGLEALHTAVRARRDEPLHLLVRDSLDELLAQGGHTDDAVMLLLRRR; encoded by the coding sequence ATGGAACCCCTCCGGTCGCCACTGCGGTTGGGGGAGGAGGCTGCACTGGCCTTGCACGAGCCCGATCTCTCGGCGGGCCAGGTCACCGACCTCCTCGTCGCGCTCGTGCGCGACCTCGGACTCGCGAAGGCGGTCTACGAGCCGGCCGGAGGCGGCACCACGCCGCCGGAGGAGGGCTTCGTGCCCGCGCCGGTGCACCGGGGGTCGGCGAGCTCGGGCAGGCCCGACCTCGCGGGCATCCTGTGGTACCGGCCGTGCGGTCCGGAGGTGGGGCGCCACGTCGAGTCGCTCGCGGCGCACGCGAGCCTCGCCCTCGGCGCCGTCGCCGACCGGCAGGAGATGGTCCGGCGCGAGGACAGCGTCCGGCGGATCGCCGAGAAGCTGCAGGACTCACTGCTGCCCCCGCTGCCCGAGCTCGAACAGACCCTGCTCGCCGTGGAGTACCGGGCCGCCGGGCGCGACACCCGCGTGGGCGGTGACTTCTACGACGTCTTCCCCATGCCCGACGGCCGGGTGCTCATCGTGGTCGGCGACGTCATGGGCAAGGGGGTGGAGGCGGCCAGCCGCACCTCGCGGATCACGCAGACGCTGCGGGCCCTCGCCATGCAGGGCCTCGGCCTCGACGAGCTGCTCGCCCGCGTCGACGAGCAGGTCAGCTTCCAGGACCCCGACATCATGGCGACCGTCTGGTGCGGCCTCTACGTGCCGGCGACCGGCGAGCTCGTCTTCGCCTCCCTCGGTCACCCTCCGGCGCTGCTCATGCGCGAGAGCGCGAGCGACCCTGTCCACCTCGCGCTGCAGGGCCTGCCCCTCGGCCTCCGCGGGTTGTCCGAGGAGCCACCGGAGTGCCGTGACCGCCGCCTCGCGCCCCGCGACCTGCTCGTGCTCTACACCGACGGGGTCATCGAGAGCAGCGGCGACGTCATCGCCGGCCTCGAGGCCCTCCACACCGCGGTGCGCGCCCGCCGCGACGAGCCGCTCCACCTGCTCGTCCGGGACTCGCTCGACGAGCTGCTCGCCCAGGGGGGCCACACCGACGACGCGGTCATGCTCCTGCTGCGCCGCCGCTGA